In Nymphalis io chromosome 11, ilAglIoxx1.1, whole genome shotgun sequence, one genomic interval encodes:
- the LOC126772054 gene encoding uncharacterized protein LOC126772054, whose product MFTDIEAAEALLELRYNTRAANQSLPMPNLPERNDQGTQTDPVLDYPSSVNLEELETALKRLYQQVLAVLSNFEKNERRSIMDRTSEDRGLDENEEILAVEEPTIVLQNTSSVELEMDEMAGGLKIRRVSAQTTNACLPLSVNNVDMVSIGNGNVTVPARLMAEIDWTSHTSATRRLLQSVFPRRSSITTKCSDEAKLYRNRQRYRKKREQQNRENVPPSSATSGESTTV is encoded by the exons ATGTTCACCGATATCGAGGCGGCTGAAGCGCTGCTTGAGCTTCGCTACAACACACGTG ccgCAAATCAATCATTACCCATGCCAAATCTACCCGAGAGGAACGATCAAGGAACGCAGACCGATCCTGTTCTCGATTATCCTTCAAGTGTCAATTTAGAAGAACTGGAAACGGCATTAAAACGCTTGTACCAGCAGGTCCTAGCCGTATTatctaattttgaaaaaaatgaaagaCGATCAATAATGGATAGGACATCTGAAGATCGAGGACTAGATGAGAATGAAGAGATTTTAGCAGTAGAAGAACCGACCATTGTTCTTCAAAATACGTCAAGTGTTGAGCTCGAAATGGATGAGATGGCTGGTGGCTTAAAAATACGTAGAGTATCAGCGCAGACTACTAACGCATGTTTGCCATTGTCGGTTAACAATGTTGATatg GTTTCAATTGGAAACGGCAATGTCACCGTGCCTGCCAGACTAATGGCAGAAATCGATTGGACTTCTCACACCTCAGCGACGAGACGATTGTTGCAATCCGTCTTTCCTAGAAG gagTTCAATTACGACAaaatgttcggacgaagcaaagttatatagaaatcgtcaacGGTACAGAAAAAAGCGCGAACAACAAAACCGAGAGAACGTCCCGCCATCTTCTGCGACATCGGGCGAATCCAccactgtttga
- the LOC126772055 gene encoding uncharacterized protein LOC126772055, with protein MFTDIEAAEALLELRYNTRAANQRNVQNLKLTFDQGTQTDPVLDYPSSVNLEELETALKRLYQQVLVLLSNVEINESRSIMDRTSEDRGLDENEEILAVEEPTVVLQNTSSVELEMDEMAGGLKIRRVSAQTTNACLPLSVNNVDMVSIGNGNVTVPARLMTEIDWTSHTSATRRLLLAVFPRRILATHSLTGKQSPAFANKPPKKQLDPKLVDDIVNTVAERCNVSKRIKKREQQNRENVPPSSATSDESTTV; from the exons ATGTTCACCGATATCGAGGCGGCTGAAGCGCTGCTTGAGCTTCGCTACAACACACGTG ccgCAAATCAGAGGAACGTTCAGAATCTTAAACTGACATTCGATCAAGGAACGCAGACCGATCCTGTTCTCGATTATCCTTCAAGTGTCAATTTAGAAGAACTGGAAACGGCATTAAAACGCTTGTACCAGCAGGTCCTAGTCTTGTTATCTaatgttgaaataaatgaaagtcGATCAATAATGGATAGGACATCTGAAGATCGAGGACTAGATGAGAATGAAGAGATTTTAGCAGTAGAAGAACCGACCGTTGTTCTTCAAAATACGTCAAGTGTTGAGCTCGAAATGGATGAGATGGCTGGTGGCTTAAAAATACGTAGAGTATCAGCGCAGACTACTAACGCATGTTTGCCATTGTCAGTTAACAATGTTGATatg GTTTCAATTGGAAACGGCAATGTCACCGTGCCTGCCAGACTAATGACAGAAATCGATTGGACTTCCCACACCTCAGCGACGAGACGATTGTTGCTAGCCGTCTTTCCTAGAAG aattctagctactcattccttaactgGAAAGCAGTCACCAGCGTTTGCGAATAAACCACCGAAAAAGCAATTGGACCCCAaattagtagacgatattgtcaacaccgtcgctgaaaggtgcaatgtttctaaaaggat AAAAAAGCGCGAACAACAAAACCGAGAGAACGTCCCGCCATCTTCTGCTACATCGGACGAATCCAccactgtttga